A single genomic interval of Spinacia oleracea cultivar Varoflay chromosome 6, BTI_SOV_V1, whole genome shotgun sequence harbors:
- the LOC110785839 gene encoding fructan 6-exohydrolase: MLFKGIYHLFYQYNPNGVAWGPPVWGHSTSKDLVNWMPHPLTMEPEMAANINGSWSGSATILPGNKPAILFTGLDPKYEQVQVLAYPKNINDPYLKEWFLAPHNPVMFPTPQNQINATSFRDPTTAWMMPDGKWRVLVGSKRGQRGLSLLFRSKDFVNWVEAKHPIYSYKLSGMWECPDFFPVYTNGNTMGADTSTIAPNVKHVLKVSLDLSKHDVYTIGGYNIKKDAYTPDVGFMNDSSLRYDYGKYYASKTFYDGANKERILLGWANESSSVEDDTIKGWSGIHTIPRRIWLHKSGKQLIQWPISNIENLRQKPVKMYGKLIKGGSLNEVTGITAAQADVEISFKIKDLKNVEKLEPSWTNPQLLCSKKGASVNGGLGPFGLMTLASKGLEEYTAVFFRIFKAYHTNKFVVLMCSDQSRSSLNPTNDKTTYGTFVDVDPVREGLSLRVLIDHSVVESFGAKGKNVITARVYPTLAINEKARLYVFNKGTSNVEITRLTAWSMKKAHIA, encoded by the exons ATGTTATTCAAAGGGATATACCATCTATTTTATCAGTACAACCCAAACGGTGTAGCATGGGGTCCACCAGTGTGGGGCCACTcgacatcaaaggatctagtaAACTGGATGCCACACCCATTAACAATGGAGCCAGAAATGGCAGCCAACATAAACGGAAGTTGGTCAGGGTCAGCTACAATACTCCCAGGAAACAAACCAGCAATTCTCTTCACCGGATTAGACCCAAAATACGAACAAGTCCAAGTTTTAGCCTACCCTAAAAATATAAACGACCCTTACCTTAAAGAATGGTTTTTAGCACCCCATAATCCAGTCATGTTCCCTACCCCACAAAATCAAATCAATGCCACGTCATTCCGGGACCCAACGACCGCGTGGATGATGCCAGATGGCAAATGGAGAGTGCTAGTTGGAAGCAAAAGAGGACAGCGTGGATTGTCATTGTTATTTAGAAGCAAAGATTTTGTAAATTGGGTTGAAGCAAAACACCCTATATACTCTTACAAACTAAGTGGCATGTGGGAATGTCCTGATTTTTTCCCTGTTTATACAAATGGTAACACAATGGGTGCTGATACTTCTACAATTGCTCCTAATGTTAAGCATGTACTCAAAGTTAGCTTGGATTTAAGTAAACATGATGTTTACACAATTGGAGGTTATAATATCAAGAAGGATGCGTATACTCCTGATGTGGGTTTCATGAATGACTCGAGTTTGAGGTATGATTATGGTAAATATTACGCCTCTAAGACGTTTTATGACGGTGCTAACAAGGAGAGGATTTTGCTTGGTTGGGCTAATGAGTCTTCGAGTGTGGAAGATGATACTATAAAGGGATGGTCTGGGATTCAC ACAATTCCAAGAAGAATTTGGCTTCACAAATCAGGGAAGCAATTGATTCAATGGCCAATTTCAAACATTGAAAACTTGAGACAAAAACCCGTCAAAATGTACGGCAAATTGATCAAAGGAGGATCCCTAAATGAAGTGACTGGCATTACTGCAGCACAG GCAGATGTGGAAATCTCATTCAAAATCAAGGACTTGAAGAACGTGGAAAAGTTAGAACCAAGTTGGACTAACCCACAGTTGCTCTGTAGCAAAAAAGGGGCATCAGTCAATGGTGGGCTTGGACCGTTTGGGTTGATGACTTTGGCTTCCAAGGGCTTAGAAGAGTACACAGCTGTTTTCTTCAGAATTTTCAAAGCTTATCACACTAATAAATTTGTGGTCCTTATGTGTAGTGACCAAAGCAG GTCTTCTCTAAATCCGACGAATGACAAAACAACTTATGGAACTTTCGTGGATGTAGATCCTGTTCGTGAAGGCTTGTCCTTGAGAGTCTTG ATTGATCACTCAGTGGTGGAGAGCTTTGGAGCCAAAGGAAAGAATGTGATAACAGCAAGAGTGTATCCCACATTGGCAATCAATGAAAAGGCTAGATTATACGTCTTCAACAAAGGAACATCAAATGTTGAGATCACTAGATTAACTGCTTGGAGCATGAAGAAAGCTCACATTGCttaa